A stretch of Colletotrichum lupini chromosome 2, complete sequence DNA encodes these proteins:
- a CDS encoding M6 family metalloprotease has product MKVRNEITLGRGRNVHEVRDASLPRRLLSSLALLAFVSICWWLVRTSPLNFHSILGDMQFRDGNSGFQAVLGATLGAFIAGSVAAASDSPYTPFVPIDPQDWVNPDNMTWGDFIPPPGTNWSDPARKGSSRNFNIALVVVDYPDRPFVITQPAHSTIFNNPQPAGADIPRENVPTFYRDLLNTPNELNNGHTLHEYWMEDSVGRFGVDLTAFGAYQLSGNGYQYGIDGGFNPGACPEGETCDLNIRTDALAAWRAEVGNATADAFELVFILSAGQDESSTWQEFGEMKFNSPEDVPDEFGPPKKGNSSQTNYARTRYVPWTSWAAASTLWPNAGGGSSTQGESSGMAVYAHELSHLLDIGDNYNNPYGLPLRRAYTGPWSMMSRGSFNGPGGPHTRWQIPALQGASMGSLHTLRDKFQLGLIDKTDILWLSREGLTTSGVAVANLVARSVDPGDGLMGVRIIMDGDRSPACNITTEVLCDGGSWDNYDIEVVDRMGSDSFQPDSGVLLSKSKNVDNQPFQWVIDANPEDIELIDFYRPNGSVAMITLGDYRQLADALFHAGTNSGSEFEFIDVPNSLHFYIVDRHRDDEGILSYTVAVRSLTGEGGASIHDVSLENGAVTGAKNSTAATQGVTCSFQLTNSGTYVAVDPDAAQHPEDVSAFLGSDVYRLSAEVEGTGWRVDLPNALVTAKFGEIKTAYVSVGAASDAASTAVVTLKATSESDPSVAATAQCQVTKS; this is encoded by the exons ATGAAGGTCCGCAATGAGATAACGTTGGGGCGGGGGAGGAACGTTCATGAGGTCAGAGATGCAAG TCTGCCCCGTCGCCTGCTCTCTTCTCTTGCCTTGCTGGCTTTCGTGAGCATCTGCTGGTGGCTGGTTCGAACGTCACCGCTCAACTTTCATTCCATCTTGGGCGACATGCAGTTTCGCGATGGCAACAGTGGCTTCCAGGCCGTCTTGGGAGCCACCCTCGGTGCCTTCATCGCCGGCTCAGTTGCTGCGGCGTCGGACAGCCCGTACACGCCTTTCGTTCCGATTGATCCCCAAGACTGGGTCAATCCGGACAACATGACATGGGGTGACTTCATTCCACCACCAGGCACGAATTGGTCGGACCCGGCACGCAAGGGATCCAGCCGCAACTTCAACATCGCCCTGGTCGTCGTCGACTACCCCGATAGACCGTTCGTCATCACTCAGCCGGCGCACTCGACCATCTTCAACAACCCTCAGCCTGCAGGTGCTGACATCCCCCGGGAGAACGTTCCAACCTTCTACCGCGACCTCCTCAATACGCCGAATGAGCTGAATAATGGGCACACTCTTCACGAGTACTGGATGGAGGACTCGGTCGGCCGCTTCGGAGTCGATCTGACCGCCTTTGGTGCTTACCAGCTCTCTGGCAACGGCTATCAATACGGGATTGATGGCGGCTTTAACCCAGGTGCCTGTCCCGAGGGAGAGACTTGCGACCTGAACATTCGCACCGATGCGCTCGCCGCTTGGCGTGCCGAGGTCGGAAACGCCACTGCCGATGCCTTTGAGCTGGTCTTCATCCTCTCTGCCGGTCAAGACGAATCCTCAACATGGCAAGAGTTTGGCGAGATGAAGTTCAATAGTCCCGAAGACGTACCCGATGAGTTCGGCCCCCCGAAAAAGGGAAACAGCTCGCAGACCAACTATGCGCGCACACGTTACGTTCCTTGGACCTCCTGGGCGGCGGCATCGACACTCTGGCCCAACGCCGGTGGTGGCTCGTCTACTCAAGGCGAGAGCTCTGGCATGGCTGTCTACGCCCACGAGCTGAGCCACTTGCTCGATATCGGCGATAACTACAATAACCCGTATGGTCTTCCCCTGCGCAGAGCATACACCGGGCCGTGGTCCATGATGTCGCGTGGCTCTTTCAACGGCCCGGGTGGCCCCCATACCCGCTGGCAGATTCCGGCGCTGCAGGGTGCGTCGATGGGCTCGTTGCATACTTTGCGCGACAAGTTCCAGCTCGGACTGATCGACAAGACTGATATCCTGTGGCTGTCTCGTGAAGGGCTGACAACCTCTGGAGTTGCTGTTGCCAACCTGGTTGCTCGGTCCGTCGATCCGGGCGATGGATTGATGGGAGTCCGCATTATTATGGACGGGGACCGATCCCCGGCATGCAACATCACGACCGAAGTGCTCTGCGACGGCGGTAGCTGGGACAACTACGACATTGAAGTCGTGGACCGCATGGGGTCAGACTCTTTCCAGCCGGACTCGGGCGTCTTGCTCAGCAAGTCCAAGAATGTCGACAACCAGCCCTTCCAGTGGGTTATCGACGCAAACCCAGAGGACATTGAGCTCATTGACTTTTACCGGCCCAACGGCTCCGTGGCGATGATCACCCTCGGCGACTATCGTCAGCTCGCTGACGCGCTCTTCCACGCAGGCACGAACTCTGGCAGCGAGTTTGAGTTTATCGATGTGCCCAACAGTTTGCACTTCTACATCGTCGACCGTCACCGCGATGATGAGGGTATCCTCTCATACACTGTCGCTGTCCGCTCTCTGACGGGCGAAGGCGGCGCGAGCATCCACGACGTCTCGCTGGAGAATGGCGCCGTGACGGGCGCCAAGAACAGCACGGCTGCTACCCAGGGCGTGACGTGCTCGTTCCAGCTGACCAACAGTGGAACCTACGTCGCCGTCGACCCTGATGCGGCCCAGCACCCTGAGGATGTCTCCGCCTTCCTAGGTTCAGACGTCTACAGGCTGAGCGCTGAAGTTGAGGGTACCGGCTGGCGGGTGGATTTGCCCAATGCTCTTGTCACGGCCAAGTTCGGCGAGATTAAGACGGCGTACGTTTCGGTTGGCGCCGCGTCCGATGCGGCGAGCACGGCGGTGGTGACGCTCAAGGCGACGTCGGAGTCCGATCCGTCTGTAGCTGCAACGGCGCAGTGCCAAGTGACTAAGTCATGA
- a CDS encoding endoglucanase 3, which translates to MKGLILSTALVSGAMAAAGPYMPCGGKGFTGETICVSGYTCTVQNEYYSQCVQGSAAGAVSAQAQATTLRTSTRRSCKSKPAYASDVAPHVPTTTSSPSSTSAPAVVSVSSSTKPVDTKPASSTSTHAASIVIPVKSSSAPVKSSATSAKPSAAEVKPTTTAAKPSTTAAAAVSSAAPATTKASTSSKAAAPTSASAPAASASSTPVKSGKFKWFGINQSGAEFGPGSLPGTVGKDYVFPDTNSITTLLKDGYTTFRVSYLMERLVPSGLTGTFDAAYLAGLTKAIEQITSAGGYAVLDAHNYGRFQNNIITETAAFKTYFTNLATQFKSNANVVFDTNNEYNSMDQDLVLKLNQAAIDGIRATGSENWIWAEGNSWTGAHSWTSVNDNMKGLTDPLDKTVYEMHQYLDSDSSGTSADCVSATIGVERVKDATAWLRTNKKVGVLGEFAGGANAQCKEAVAGLLDYLQENSDVWQGAAFWAAGSMWGSYIFSFEPETGTGYNYYNELLKTYQ; encoded by the exons ATGAAGGGACTCATCCTCAGCACCGCTCTCGTCAGCGGAGCCATGGCCGCGGCTGGCCCCTACATGCCCTGCGGCGGCAAGGGATTCACCGGCGAGACAATCTGCGTGTCCGGTTACACGTGCACAGTTCAGAACGAATACTACAGCCAGTGCGTCCAAGGAAGCGCCGCCGGCGCCGTCAGCGCCCAAGCCCAAGCCACCACTCTGAGGACATCGACGAGACGGTCTTGTAAGTCCAAACCGGCTTACGCCAGCGACGTCGCGCCGCATGTGCCCACGACGACTAGCTCGCCTTCTTCGACCTCGGCCCCCGCCGTCGTTTCCGTGTCATCATCCACGAAGCCTGTTGACACCAAGCCAGCTTCGTCGACGTCTACCCACGCCGCCTCGATCGTCATCCCCGTCAAGTCTTCGAGTGCTCCGGTCAAGTCTTCGGCTACTTCTGCCAAGCCCTCTGCCGCTGAGGTGAAGCCTACTACCACTGCTGCTAAGCCCTCAACTACCGCTGCCGCCGCGGTCTCCTCGGCTGCTCCCGCCACCACGAAGGCTTCTACATCCTCGAAGGCTGCCGCCCCTACATCTGCGTCTGCCCCTGCCGCGTCCGCTTCTTCGACTCCCGTCAAGAGTGGAAAGTTCAAGTGGTTCGGTATCAACCAGTCCGGCGCCGAGTTCGGTCCCGGCTCCCTCCCCGGTACCGTCGGCAAGGACTACGTCTTCCCCGACACCAACTCCATCACA ACTCTCCTGAAGGATGGATACACGACTTTCCGTGTCAGCTACCTCATGGAACGTCTCGTTCCCAGTGGCCTCACCGGCACGTTCGACGCCGCCTACCTCGCCGGCCTGACCAAGGCGATTGAGCAAATCACCTCCGCCGGCGGCTACGCCGTCCTCGACGCCCACAACTACGGCCGCTTCCAGAACAACATCATCACCGAGACCGCCGCCTTCAAGACCTACTTCACCAACTTGGCCACGCAGTTCAAGTCCAACGCCAACGTCGTGTTCGACACCAACAACGAATACAACTCCATGGACCAGGACCTCGTCCTCAAGCTCAACCAGGCCGCCATCGACGGTATCCGCGCCACCGGCTCCGAAAACTGGATCTGGGCCGAGGGTAACTCCTGGACGGGCGCCCACAGCTGGACAAGCGTCAACGACAACATGAAGGGCCTGACGGATCCTCTCGACAAGACCGTCTACGAGATGCACCAGTACCTCGACAGCGACAGCAGCGGTACCTCTGCCGACTGTGTCTCCGCCACCATTGGAGTCGAGCGTGTCAAGGATGCTACCGCGTGGCTCCGCACCAACAAGAAGGTCGGTGTTCTCGGCGAGTTCGCCGGCGGCGCCAACGCCCAGTGCAAGGAGGCCGTCGCCGGTCTGCTAGACTACCTCCAGGAAAACAGCGACGTGTGGCAGGGAGCGGCGTTCTGGGCCGCTGGATCGATGTGGGGCTCTTACATCTTCTCCTTTGAGCCCGAGACGGGCACTGGATACAACTACTACAACGAGCTGTTGAAGACGTACCAGTAG
- a CDS encoding 2OG-Fe(II)oxygenase, with protein MTCATSKLAPSPPPPGPAPAADLFTAKPEAFELLAGIKRTMPPTGSFSEIPTIDLSLAQDPATEADLLPHLRHALTNVGFLYIINHGVPEKTISDVVGALPKLFALPPEAKSEIALSNSPHFLGYSGDGAETTAGKSDRREQVEFATELPSGLEEGLPLRERLRGPNQWPSSYSVLRPIVESYISEMTDLGNRFLILVAKALSLPPETFLSYLSDQHRLKLVHYPGLPENEAGGQGVGPHKDSSGWWTFLLQASPPHIKSLQALNKTGEWIDVPVLPGSFVVNIGQAFEVVTNGVCKATTHRVLSGHLERFSVPFFQGVRRDLTKEEAVGSLREHFARPGIRGLVSESEEGREIDSAFLKGKYETWGESQLRTKVRSHRDVGRRFYADVFETYVNDG; from the exons ATGACGTGCGCAACCTCCAAACTCGCACCATCCCCGCCGCCCCCGGGTCCGGCGCCGGCAGCGGACCTGTTCACCGCGAAGCCTGAAGCTTTCGAAC TTCTCGCCGGTATCAAGCGCACCATGCCGCCCACGGGGAGCTTCAGCGAAATACCCACAATAGACCTCTCCCTCGCCCAAGACCCCGCAACAGAGGCGGATTTACTCCCCCATCTGCGCCACGCTCTCACCAACGTCGGCTTCTTGTACATCATCAACCACGGAGTCCCCGAAAAGACTATTTCTGATGTCGTCGGCGCACTGCCAAAGTTATTCGCGCTCCCGCCCGAAGCAAAATCCGAGATCGCGCTAAGCAATTCCCCGCACTTTCTGGGATACAGCGGTGATGGCGCGGAGACGACGGCGGGGAAGAGCGATCGGAGGGAACAGGTCGAGTTTGCTACGGAATTACCGAGCGGGCTGGAGGAGGGTCTGCCGCTGAGAGAACGGCTTCGTGGGCCGAATCAG TGGCCGTCTTCATACTCAGTGCTGCGTCCTATTGTTGAATCGTACATATCGGAAATGACCGATTTGGGAAACCGCTTCCTCATCTTGGTAGCCAAAGCACTCTCTCTCCCGCCAGAGACTTTCCTCTCCTATCTCTCGGACCAACACCGCCTGAAACTAGTTCACTACCCCGGCCTCCCGGAAAACGAAGCAGGCGGCCAAGGCGTGGGTCCACACAAGGACTCGTCCGGGTGGTGGACCTTCCTCCTGCAAGCCTCGCCGCCGCATATTAAGAGCTTACAAGCTCTCAACAAGACGGGCGAATGGATCGACGTACCAGTACTCCCGGGCTCCTTTGTTGTCAATATCGGCCAGGCGTTTGAGGTGGTGACGAACGGGGTGTGCAAGGCTACCACTCACCGCGTGCTGTCTGGGCATCTTGAGAGGTTCAGCGTCCCGTTTTTCCAGGGGGTGAGGAGGGATCTTACCAAGGAGGAGGCGGTGGGGTCTCTGAGGGAGCATTTTGCGAGGCCTGGGATTAGGGGGTTGGTGTCGGAGTCTGAGGAGGGGAGGGAGATTGATTCGGCGTTTTTGAAGGGGAAATATGAGACTTGGGGGGAGAGCCAGTTGAGGACGAAGGTCAGGAGTCACAGGGATGTTGGGAGGAGATTTTACGCGGATGTGTTTGAGACGTATGTCAATGATGGTTGA
- a CDS encoding GMC oxidoreductase encodes MAIIRGLKAAAWIALVLGQVQLAIAVPAAAKFAKRNTTDLHSSYDYVIVGGGLSGLVVANRLTEDPDVTVLVVEYGDFDVSWDVAIPYYASNLHPNDLIQFLSIPQPGLNNRTSGVQTGTVVGGGSTVNGMAFDRGSKADYDAWEELGNPGWNWDSLFHYFKKSSTFTLPAPEYVERYNFSYDPSTYGDGPLQAGFPSWQWPDRDLQRKAWIEDIDVPVLDDHGAGGNNVGLAQLPQNHDPKNVTRSTSRTVYYEPIAETRKNLNLLVKHYASKIEFEDKKAVGVNIISRETNATTLVKAKKEVVLAAGGVQTPRVLLQSGIGPAGLLESLDVDVVADLPGVGSNYQDHAWMLMLYTYGNPPELGSEAMNDPAFFNASEAEYFANRTGPFTHARGNNIIFRSLQDLTPEYEALSASVEAQNALDFLPEIYSEHPELLEGFLSQREALTKLFRNPEAGVLEIPFGGFSGGAIAFQKPLSRGTIKISSTNPDPANPPIIDFGTLQNPVDVDIAVLSVKDFRKVWDTPTLAVREAVEISPGVNVTSDQAIAEAIRNSLFASFAHPSGTASLQPLEHGGVVDPQLRVYGVESLRVVDASIIPLIPACHLQATMYAVAEKAADILKEN; translated from the exons ATGGCTATCATTCGTGGTCTGAAAGCAGCAGCTTGGATCGCCCTTGTCTTGGGCCAAGTCCAGCTTGCAATTGCTGTGCCAGCGGCTGCCAAGTTCGCCAAGAGAAACACGACGGATCTCCACAGCTCTTACGACTACGTGATTGTGGGCGGAGGCTTGAGTGGCCTTGTGGTTGCCAATAGACTCACCGAAGATCCGGATG TAACTGTCTTGGTTGTTGAGTATGGAGACTTCGACGTCAGCTGGGACGTAGCTATACCCTACTACGCTTCTAACCTACACCCCAACGATTTGATCCAATTCTTGTCCATCCCACAACCTGGATTGAACAATAGGACTTCTGGTGTTCAGACTGGAACAGTAGTTGGAGGTGGCTCTACTGTCAATGGCATGGCATTTGATCGCGGCTCGAAAGCCGACTACGACGCGTGGGAAGAGCTAGGCAACCCGGGATGGAATTGGGACAGCCTCTTCCACTATTTCAAAAAG TCATCTACATTTACGCTTCCCGCGCCCGAGTATGTCGAGAGGTACAACTTTAGTTACGACCCGAGCACCTATGGTGATGGTCCTCTCCAAGCTGGCTTTCCCTCGTGGCAATGGCCCGACAGAG ATCTTCAAAGAAAGGCCTGGATTGAGGACATTGACGTTCCTGTACTCGATGACCACGGTGCCGGAGGAAACAACGTTGGCCTGGCTCAGCTCCCCCAAAACCACGACCCAAAGAACGTTACTCGGTCGACCTCGAGAACAGTATACTATGAGCCTATCGCCGAAACTCGCAAGAATCTCAACCTCCTTGTGAAGCACTATGCTTCGAAGATCGAGTTCGAGGATAAGAAAGCTGTCGGCGTCAACATCATCTCACGCGAAACTAACGCCACAACATTGGTGAAGGCAAAGAAGGAAGTTGTCCTTGCCGCCGGCGGCGTTCAGACGCCGAGAGTCCTGCTCCAGAGTGGCATCGGCCCCGCTGGGCTGCTGGAGTCTCTCGACGTCGATGTAGTCGCCGACCTCCCTGGTGTGGGTAGCAACTACCAGGACCACGCATGGATGTTGATGTTGTATACGTACGGTAACCCTCCTGAGCTTGGGAGCGAGGCCATGAACGATCCGGCATTCTTCAATGCATCTGAGGCCGAGTACTTTGCCAATCGAACTGGGCCCTTCACTCACGCTCGTGGAAACAATATCATCTTCAGATCTCTCCAGGATCTTACTCCGGAATATGAAGCTCTGTCAGCGTCTGTCGAAGCCCAGAACGCGCTCGACTTCCTTCCGGAGATCTACTCAGAGCACCCCGAGCTTCTAGAGGGCTTCCTATCTCAGCGTGAAGCTCTCACCAAACTGTTCCGAAACCCAGAAGCAGGCGTGTTGGAGATCCCCTTCGGAGGCTTCTCTGGTGGCGCAATTGCTTTCCAGAAGCCTCTGTCTCGTGGTACCATCAAGATCAGCTCAACCAACCCTGACCCTGCCAACCCGCCCATCATCGACTTTGGTACCCTTCAAAATCCCGTTGATGTCGATATTGCAGTCCTCAGTGTCAAGGATTTCCGCAAAGTCTGGGATACTCCCACTTTGGCGGTTAGGGAGGCCGTTGAGATCTCTCCGGGTGTCAACGTCACATCTGACCAGGCCATCGCTGAAGCTATTAGGAACTCCCTTTTTGCCAGCTTTGCGCACCCCAGCGGAACAGCGAGTTTGCAACCTTTGGAGCATGGTGGCGTTGTGGACCCCCAACTTCGTGTCTACGGTGTTGAGAGCCTGAGGGTGGTTGATGCTAGTATCATTCCACTGATTCCAGCCTGTCATTTGCAAGCGACTATGTATGCCGTAGCTGAAAAGGCTGCGGATATTTTGAAGGAGAATTAG
- a CDS encoding CFEM domain-containing protein, which produces MRTFGALTFLLCIITIAAGAIPSISDYPPCAVTCIVDALPQSPCTGLNQTCLCADPVFNDNVGACVNSGCTVKDGLIVANMTWANCGFPLTDNTAIPRFLTGTLFILPVIFMCIRILNKFVNPSPWGADDVCIFIGFACATALVPIVYRLLAIGLGRDIWTLQPYKITEFLKILFSTQIFYITGLSTIKASILFFYLRIFPSVRFRRVLWATQGFNALLLFLYLILTFTQCRPLNKYWLGWDGEQAGVCMDFNKLVLTHVGFNILLDIWMLALPLTQLYKLNLGFKKKLGVILMFSVGLFLTAVSALRIQVLVHFATANNITSEALWVYVWSLAELDVGVFVACMPSASQLWRCTFSKIRTLSHRSNERSGSTTEMIPSPKRASAPKARHLSLESTSSILNRSPV; this is translated from the exons ATGAGGACGTTTGGCGCACTCACTTTTCTACTGTGCATTATCACAATCGCAGCCGGAGCCATTCCTAGTATCTCCGATTATCCTCCTTGCGCA GTTACCTGCATCGTTGATGCCCTACCTCAGTCCCCATGTACTGGTCTGAACCAGACTTGTCTTTGCGCCGACCCGGTCTTCAACGACAATGTTGGGGCTTGTGTTAACTCTGGATGCACAGTCAAAGACGGCCTCA TCGTAGCAAATATGACCTGGGCAAACTGCGGCTTCCCGTTGACCGACAACACAGCGATACCCCGATTCCTCACAGGTACACTCTTCATCTTACCAGTCATCTTCATGTGTATACGGATCTTGAACAAATTTGTCAACCCATCTCCTTGGGGCGCTGATGACGTTTGCATCTTCATCGGGTTT GCATGCGCGACGGCTTTGGTGCCTATTGTGTATCGAT TACTGGCTATTGGTCTTGGGAGGGACATCTGGACTCTCCAACCTTATAAAATCACCGAGTTCCTCAAG ATTCTTTTTAGTACCCAGATCTTCTACATCACTGGCTTGAGTACCATCAAAGCGTCCATCTTATTCTTCTACCTCCGTATTTTTCCATCTGTTCGCTTTCGCCGAGTATTATGGGCTACACAAGGTTTCAATGCTTTGTTATTATTCCTGTACCTCATTCTCACGTTCACTCAATGTCGCCCACTCAACAAATACTGGCTTGGATGGGATGGAGAACAAGCAGGCGTTTGCATGGACTTCAACAAGCTCGTCTTGACTCACGTTGGCTTCAACATTCTCTTGGATATTTGGATGCTGGCCCTGCCACTCACACAGCTTTATAAACTGAATCTCGGATTCAAGAAGAAATTAGGGGTTATCTTGATGTTTTCTGTTGGATTATT CCTCACCGCAGTCAGCGCTCTCAGGATTCAAGTCTTGGTTCACTTTGCGACCGCCAATAACATCACTT CTGAGGCCTTGTGGGTCTATGTCTGGTCCCTTGCGGAACTTGATGTTGGTGTTTTTGTTGCCTGTATGCCTAGCGCAAGTCAACTCTGGAGATGCACCTTCTCAAAGATCAGAACGCTCTCACATAGATCTAACGAAAGGTCTGGATCAACCACTGAAATGATTCCGTCGCCAAAGAGGGCCAGTGCACCAAAGGCTCGGCACTTGTCTCTGGAGTCAACGTCGTCGATATTGAATCGGTCCCCGGTCTGA
- a CDS encoding flavonol synthase, translating into MAATVQTNPVRHNYESSTLPVYHQVPETKYELEWADLVTLDLSKFDQPGGKEALAKQLFDAIQTIGFFYIVNFGLSQGDVDRQFAIGKSFFELPTEEKLKYRADLENGGYNGYKPLGLREIRPGVFDNTEIFNIPKFIPAYERPQPDVIEQNRAEIEHFARHIHNEIVNRLLTLFAIILELPEDHFAARHRYDEALSDCHLRYMKYHARDVKTNERLENVWVKGHTDFGSLTLLFRQPVAALQVRGKDGNWKWVKPYNGSITVNVADALEFLSNGFLKSSIHRVVAPPPDQAGIDRLGVLYFVRPEDSLELRPVQSKVLQRLGYNSNENAAVAGITAGEWVKARVRAGVNRSQARSEVSEQEIVKGVKAKYYD; encoded by the exons ATGGCTGCAACGGTGCAAACAAACCCAGTGCGTCACAATTATGAGAGTTCCACTCTTCCCGTATACCACCAGGTCCCAGAGACCAAGTACGAAC TTGAGTGGGCAGACTTAGTCACACTTGATCTTTCAAAGTTTGACCAGCCGGGTGGCAAAGAAGCTCTCGCAAAACAGCTCTTTGATGCCATTCAAACCATTGGATTCTTCTACATTGTCAATTTTGGTTTGAGTCAAGGAGATGTCGACCGCCAATTCGCGATAGGAAAGTCTTTCTTCGAACTACCCACCGAAGAAAAGCTCAAGTATCGTGCCGACCTAGAAAACGGCGGTTATAATGGGTACAAACCGCTTGGTCTAAGA GAAATCCGGCCCGGAGTCTTTGACAACACCGAGATCTTCAACATCCCAAAGTTCATCCCTGCCTACGAGCGCCCACAACCCGATGTGATCGAACAAAACAGAGCAGAAATTGAACATTTCGCACGTCATATTCACAACGAGATTGTGAACCGGCTACTTACGCTGTTTGCAATCATACTGGAGCTACCCGAAGACCACTTCGCTGCCCGCCATCGTTATGATGAGGCATTGTCGGACTGTCACTTGAGATACATGAAGTACCACGCGCGAGATGTGAAGACCAACGAAAGACTGGAAAACGTTTGGGTCAAAGGCCACACTGACTTTGGGAGTCTTACTTTGCTGTTCAGGCAGCCTGTTGCAGCTCTCCAGGTGCGAGGTAAAGATGGCAACTGGAAGTG GGTCAAACCATACAACGGTAGCATCACTGTGAACGTGGCCGACGCGCTAGAGTTTCTGAGTAATGGGTTCCTGAAAAGCAGCATTCATCGCGTCGTCGCCCCACCCCCAGACCAGGCGGGGATCGATCGTCTAGGTGTACTGTACTTCGTACGGCCTGAAGATAGTCTCGAGCTGAGACCGGTTCAAAGCAAGGTTCTCCAAAGGCTGGGCTACAATTCTAATGAGAATGCGGCTGTGGCTGGAATCACAGCTGGTGAATGGGTGAAGGCTCGCGTCAGGGCGGGCGTAAATCGTAGCCAAGCAAGAAGCGAGGTCTCCGAACAGGAAATTGTGAAAGGGGTGAAGGCCAAGTATTACGACTGA